A region from the Paenibacillus humicola genome encodes:
- a CDS encoding aldo/keto reductase family protein, translated as MKYRNVGASGLKVSEISLGSWLTYGTASEQEAADACIRQAFESGINFFDTANAYNRGEGEKAMGAALKPYKRSDYVLSTKVYFPMGDGPNDRGLSRKHIMEQCEASLRRLGTDYIDIYFCHRYDRGVPLEETLRALDDLAAQGKILYAAVSEWSAAQLADAAAIAGRLNLRPIISNQPIYNMFERYIEREVIPVSEQKGIGQVVFSPLAQGILTGKYLPGQPLPANSRAANKAVNHIISSYLNDKVLRCVQDLNELALQQGITLSQLAIAWVLRLPNVSTALIGASSPQQIEENVKAVDVELSQETQDEIERILKQVAGFSPAR; from the coding sequence ATGAAATACAGAAACGTTGGAGCGAGCGGCCTGAAGGTCAGCGAGATCAGCCTCGGCAGCTGGCTCACCTATGGGACGGCTTCCGAGCAGGAAGCGGCAGACGCCTGCATCAGACAGGCATTTGAAAGCGGAATCAACTTTTTCGACACGGCGAACGCCTACAACCGCGGCGAAGGCGAGAAAGCCATGGGGGCGGCGCTGAAGCCGTATAAACGATCGGATTACGTGCTGTCGACGAAGGTTTATTTTCCGATGGGAGACGGGCCGAACGACAGGGGATTGTCCCGGAAGCACATTATGGAGCAGTGCGAAGCCAGCCTGCGACGTCTCGGAACGGATTATATCGACATTTATTTCTGCCATCGCTACGACCGCGGCGTGCCGCTTGAAGAAACGCTGCGCGCGCTCGACGATCTGGCGGCTCAAGGCAAAATTTTGTACGCCGCCGTCAGCGAGTGGTCGGCCGCCCAGCTCGCGGATGCCGCTGCCATTGCCGGACGGCTGAATTTGCGGCCGATTATTTCCAACCAGCCGATTTACAACATGTTCGAGCGGTACATCGAGCGCGAAGTTATTCCGGTTTCGGAACAGAAAGGCATCGGCCAGGTCGTATTCTCGCCGCTCGCGCAGGGCATTTTAACCGGAAAATATTTGCCGGGCCAGCCGCTGCCCGCGAACAGCCGCGCCGCCAACAAAGCGGTCAACCACATCATCAGCAGCTATTTGAACGATAAGGTGCTGCGCTGCGTGCAGGACTTGAACGAGCTGGCGCTGCAGCAAGGCATCACGCTGTCGCAGCTGGCGATCGCCTGGGTACTGCGCCTTCCGAACGTCAGCACCGCCCTGATCGGAGCCAGCAGCCCGCAGCAGATCGAAGAGAATGTGAAAGCTGTCGACGTTGAGCTGTCGCAGGAGACGCAGGACGAAATCGAACGCATCCTGAAGCAGGTCGCCGGCTTCTCGCCTGCCCGCTGA
- the atzF gene encoding allophanate hydrolase, translating into MEKLTIPCKLSIDWLRENYLNKRLTPEDVAEEIVRRSERDAAMNIWITPPSAAGMRPYLERLKAIDPADAPLWGIPFAVKDNTDVVGMATTAACPAFTRMPAEDAAVVKRLLDAGAIPVGKANLDQFATGLVGTRSPYGETHNALRPELISGGSSSGSAVAVARGQAAFALGTDTAGSGRVPAALNGLVGFKPSLGAWPLRGVVPACESLDCVTVFAHSMKEAYAVDAAARGTDERDPWSRKVPSPQAGLPLKICLPKETPSFFGPFAQEYASAWAAVVRRIEGLNLPVEYVDTEPLSEAAAVLYEGPWVAERWAGLGEFIETHPGEALPVTEGILRSGAERSASELFRAMHKLQATRLRTAALLKDAVLVLPTAGGTWTREEVRRDPVATNRDMGRYTNHCNLLGMCAAAIPAGEAAPALPFGVTLFALADREGLLAGTASLLGEPNAEYLAAPAASGSSKIKTTPVAVCGLHMRGFPLEKQMLGCGARFVREDVTTAKYKLLKLPTEPAKPGLIKSEAGGGAIRLEIWEMPLDRFGEFAASIPGPLGIGKVELADGSEVPGFICEGYAEDLSENITAFGGWRDAVRA; encoded by the coding sequence ATGGAGAAGCTGACGATTCCCTGCAAGCTGTCCATTGATTGGCTGCGGGAAAACTATTTGAACAAACGGCTGACGCCCGAGGACGTGGCGGAGGAGATCGTTCGCCGCAGCGAGCGGGACGCCGCGATGAACATCTGGATTACGCCGCCCTCCGCAGCGGGCATGCGTCCGTACCTGGAACGGCTGAAAGCGATCGACCCGGCGGACGCCCCGCTGTGGGGCATTCCGTTTGCGGTGAAGGACAACACCGACGTTGTCGGGATGGCGACAACCGCCGCCTGTCCGGCGTTTACCCGGATGCCCGCCGAGGATGCGGCCGTCGTGAAGCGGCTGCTGGACGCCGGGGCGATTCCGGTCGGTAAGGCTAATCTGGACCAGTTCGCGACCGGGCTCGTCGGCACGAGAAGCCCGTACGGCGAGACGCACAATGCGCTCCGGCCGGAGCTGATCAGCGGCGGATCGAGCTCCGGCTCGGCCGTGGCGGTGGCGCGCGGCCAGGCCGCCTTCGCGCTCGGCACCGATACGGCCGGCTCCGGGCGCGTGCCGGCAGCCTTGAACGGACTCGTCGGCTTCAAGCCGAGCCTCGGCGCGTGGCCGCTGCGGGGCGTTGTCCCCGCCTGCGAAAGCCTGGACTGCGTCACCGTTTTCGCGCACAGCATGAAGGAGGCTTACGCTGTGGACGCCGCCGCGCGCGGCACGGACGAACGCGACCCGTGGTCGCGGAAAGTGCCGTCCCCGCAAGCCGGCCTGCCGCTTAAGATCTGCCTGCCGAAAGAGACGCCGTCTTTCTTCGGCCCATTTGCGCAGGAATACGCGTCGGCCTGGGCGGCCGTCGTCCGCCGGATCGAGGGGCTGAACCTGCCGGTCGAATATGTCGACACCGAGCCGTTGTCCGAAGCGGCGGCCGTCCTGTACGAAGGGCCTTGGGTGGCGGAACGCTGGGCGGGGCTCGGCGAATTTATCGAGACGCACCCCGGCGAGGCGCTGCCGGTGACGGAAGGCATCCTGCGCTCGGGTGCGGAGCGCAGCGCTTCGGAGCTGTTCCGGGCGATGCACAAGCTGCAGGCGACCCGTCTTCGGACGGCGGCCCTGCTGAAGGATGCCGTCCTCGTGCTGCCGACGGCGGGCGGCACCTGGACGCGCGAGGAGGTGCGCCGCGATCCGGTCGCGACGAACCGTGACATGGGGCGCTACACGAATCACTGCAATCTGCTGGGCATGTGCGCGGCGGCGATTCCGGCCGGCGAAGCGGCCCCCGCACTGCCGTTCGGCGTGACGCTTTTTGCGCTCGCCGACCGCGAGGGGCTGCTGGCCGGCACGGCTTCGCTGCTGGGCGAACCAAACGCCGAATACCTTGCAGCGCCGGCAGCATCCGGCAGCAGCAAAATCAAAACGACGCCGGTTGCCGTGTGCGGCCTCCATATGCGCGGCTTTCCGCTGGAGAAGCAAATGCTCGGCTGCGGCGCCCGTTTTGTCCGCGAGGATGTAACGACCGCGAAATACAAGCTGCTGAAGCTGCCGACCGAGCCGGCCAAGCCCGGACTGATCAAGTCGGAGGCAGGCGGCGGGGCGATCCGGCTGGAAATCTGGGAGATGCCGCTCGACCGGTTCGGCGAGTTTGCGGCTTCTATCCCGGGACCGCTCGGCATCGGCAAAGTCGAGCTTGCCGACGGCTCGGAAGTGCCGGGCTTTATTTGCGAAGGCTATGCGGAAGACCTGTCAGAGAATATTACCGCCTTCGGAGGCTGGAGGGACGCCGTCCGGGCGTAA
- a CDS encoding biotin carboxylase N-terminal domain-containing protein — MFTKVLIANRGAIAVRIERTLRRLGVASVAVYTKADQDSLHVDMADEAVPIGEGPAKDSYLNAELILRVAEETGAQAIHPGYGFLSENADFARACRERGIVFIGPSPEQMELFGLKHSAREIAGRAGVPMLPGTPLIERLEEALAAAEGIGYPVMLKSTAGGGGIGMRICGNEGELRAAYEGVRHLAEANFNNGGVFLEKYIERARHVEVQIFGNAFGEAVALGERDCSIQRRNQKVIEESPAPILPEDVRAAMFEAARRLAAEVGYRSAGTVEFLYDPKEKAFYFLEVNTRLQVEHGVTEEVLGIDLVEWMVREAAGELTGIASLVRKPRGHSIQARIYAEDCLRDFRPSAGQLDRAVFSAHARNETWVRDGMTVTTLYDPMLAKIIVHGESREDAIRKLAAALSETRMYGLTTNLHYLQALLGEPDVLSGNVYTRLLGGFAPAEPAIEVLDGGVQTTVQDYPGRTGHWDVGVPPCGPMDPLSFRIGNRLLGNDEGAPGLELTLRGGSYVFRGDARFCVTGADMQPELDGRPVSMYAAVRAGRGQTLSFGEAAEGMRAYLLVEGGFDMPDILGSASTFTLGGFGGHGGRALRTGDVLTVRRAAAAAAAGQAQAPSGAAFAHPAGEAEAPGHDTGSGREGARQAEAGAAGETAAGAGDDRAAAEPSASAPGTLAERPLPAGCRPAIARTWTIGVIPGPHCTTEFLQPGYLEQLSETEWEVHFNSSRTGVRLIGPAPRWAREDGGEAGLHPSNIHDNAYAVGTLDLTGDMPILLGPDGPSLGGFVCPATTASAEFWKLGQLHPGDKVRFELLTLERAETLRQEQERLLALIGENRADEWTAPAVPADRPAISPEYPVLAREGEETGRRFPVTIRCAGDENLLVEYGPMELDLTLRFQVHALMQAIERDGTIPVRDLTPGIRSLQVHLNSSLMTVKEAARRMMEIDRALPPLESIRVPSRIVKLPLSWDDPSTRLAIDRYQQNVRPDAPWCPSNIEFIRRINGLSSTDEVKEIVFGASYLVLGLGDVYLGAPVATPIDPRHRLVTTKYNPARTWTPENAVGIGGAYMCVYGMEGPGGYQFVGRTIQMWNKLRATESFKPGKPWLLRFFDQIRFYPVEAEELTQLRDDFVRGRFEAEIEETTFDLGDYLRFLDSIEENAREFRDKQRHAFREERERWKALGLAEYVSEQEPPKPQQEETLPEGAVAMRCSMPGSVWKVLAKPGQQVKKGDPIMIQESMKMEFMQQAPCDGEVIAVFVNPGDGVQPGQPVAYIRKLEVLEETEHGEADDSLQAVH; from the coding sequence ATGTTTACGAAAGTGCTTATCGCCAATCGCGGAGCGATTGCCGTCCGTATCGAAAGGACGCTGCGCCGTCTTGGCGTCGCCTCCGTCGCCGTGTATACGAAGGCCGATCAGGACAGTCTGCACGTCGATATGGCCGACGAGGCGGTGCCGATCGGCGAAGGACCGGCCAAAGACAGCTACCTGAACGCCGAGCTGATCCTGCGCGTTGCCGAGGAAACCGGGGCGCAGGCGATTCATCCGGGGTACGGTTTTTTAAGCGAGAATGCAGACTTCGCCCGCGCCTGCCGAGAGCGCGGCATCGTCTTTATCGGGCCGTCGCCGGAGCAGATGGAGCTGTTCGGCCTCAAGCATTCGGCTCGGGAAATCGCCGGCAGGGCGGGCGTGCCGATGCTTCCGGGCACGCCGCTGATCGAGCGGCTGGAGGAGGCGCTCGCCGCAGCGGAGGGCATCGGCTACCCCGTCATGTTAAAAAGCACGGCGGGCGGCGGCGGCATCGGCATGCGCATTTGCGGCAATGAAGGCGAGCTGCGCGCCGCCTATGAGGGCGTCCGCCATTTGGCCGAGGCGAATTTCAACAACGGCGGCGTTTTCCTGGAAAAGTATATAGAGCGGGCCCGCCACGTCGAAGTGCAAATATTCGGCAACGCGTTCGGCGAAGCCGTCGCGCTGGGCGAGCGCGACTGCTCCATCCAGCGCCGCAACCAGAAGGTAATCGAGGAGAGCCCGGCGCCGATCCTGCCCGAAGACGTCCGTGCAGCCATGTTCGAAGCGGCGAGGCGGCTCGCCGCCGAGGTCGGCTATCGGAGCGCCGGAACGGTCGAGTTTCTGTACGATCCGAAGGAGAAGGCTTTTTATTTTCTGGAAGTTAACACGCGGCTGCAGGTCGAGCATGGCGTTACGGAAGAGGTGCTCGGCATCGACCTCGTCGAGTGGATGGTGCGCGAGGCGGCCGGCGAACTGACCGGCATCGCCTCGCTTGTCCGGAAGCCGCGCGGGCACAGCATCCAGGCGCGCATTTACGCCGAGGACTGCCTGCGCGATTTCCGGCCGAGTGCCGGACAGCTCGACCGGGCCGTATTTTCCGCTCATGCGAGGAACGAAACGTGGGTCCGCGACGGCATGACCGTCACAACCCTGTACGATCCGATGCTGGCGAAAATCATCGTACACGGCGAAAGCCGCGAGGATGCGATTCGCAAACTGGCCGCGGCGCTGAGCGAGACGCGGATGTACGGCCTGACGACGAATCTGCACTACCTGCAGGCGCTGCTCGGCGAGCCGGACGTGCTGAGCGGAAACGTCTATACCCGTCTGCTCGGCGGCTTCGCGCCCGCCGAGCCGGCGATCGAAGTGCTGGACGGCGGCGTGCAGACGACGGTACAGGATTACCCGGGGCGGACCGGGCACTGGGATGTCGGCGTGCCGCCATGCGGGCCGATGGATCCGCTGTCGTTCCGGATCGGCAACCGGCTGCTCGGCAACGACGAAGGCGCGCCGGGGCTCGAGCTTACGCTGCGCGGCGGGTCGTACGTCTTTCGCGGCGACGCGCGGTTCTGCGTGACCGGCGCCGACATGCAGCCGGAGCTGGACGGTCGGCCCGTTTCGATGTATGCGGCCGTCCGCGCCGGCCGGGGGCAGACGCTCTCCTTCGGCGAAGCGGCGGAGGGAATGCGCGCGTATTTGCTGGTGGAAGGCGGCTTCGACATGCCGGATATTCTCGGCAGCGCATCGACGTTCACGCTCGGCGGCTTCGGCGGACACGGCGGCCGGGCGCTGCGCACGGGCGACGTGCTCACCGTGCGCCGGGCTGCGGCAGCCGCAGCGGCAGGGCAAGCTCAGGCGCCTAGCGGCGCGGCCTTTGCGCACCCGGCGGGAGAAGCGGAAGCGCCGGGCCATGACACCGGAAGCGGCCGCGAAGGCGCGAGGCAGGCTGAGGCCGGAGCGGCAGGCGAAACGGCCGCAGGTGCGGGAGATGACCGCGCGGCGGCCGAACCGTCCGCCAGCGCGCCCGGCACCTTGGCGGAGCGCCCTCTGCCGGCCGGCTGCCGGCCGGCGATCGCCCGCACCTGGACGATCGGCGTTATCCCCGGGCCGCACTGCACGACGGAGTTTTTGCAGCCCGGTTATTTGGAGCAGCTGTCGGAGACCGAATGGGAAGTGCACTTCAACAGCTCGCGCACCGGCGTCCGGCTGATCGGGCCGGCACCGCGCTGGGCCCGCGAGGACGGCGGCGAAGCGGGGCTGCACCCGTCGAATATTCACGACAATGCGTATGCCGTCGGCACGCTCGACCTGACCGGCGACATGCCGATCCTGCTCGGCCCCGACGGCCCTAGCCTCGGCGGGTTCGTCTGCCCGGCGACGACGGCATCGGCGGAATTTTGGAAGCTCGGCCAGCTGCATCCCGGCGACAAAGTGCGGTTCGAGCTGCTGACGCTGGAACGTGCAGAGACGCTGCGGCAGGAGCAGGAGCGCCTGCTTGCGCTGATCGGCGAAAACCGCGCGGACGAATGGACGGCGCCGGCGGTTCCGGCGGACCGGCCGGCGATTTCGCCGGAATACCCGGTGCTTGCCCGCGAAGGCGAAGAGACGGGCCGGCGGTTCCCGGTTACGATCCGCTGCGCAGGCGACGAGAACCTGCTCGTCGAATACGGCCCGATGGAGCTCGATTTGACGCTGCGGTTTCAGGTGCATGCGCTTATGCAGGCGATTGAACGGGATGGCACGATCCCGGTTCGCGATTTGACGCCCGGCATTCGTTCCCTGCAGGTGCACCTCAATTCTTCTCTGATGACGGTGAAGGAAGCGGCCCGCCGGATGATGGAAATCGACCGGGCGCTGCCGCCGCTCGAATCGATCCGCGTGCCGTCGCGGATCGTGAAGCTGCCGCTGTCATGGGACGACCCGTCCACCCGGCTGGCCATTGACCGCTATCAGCAGAACGTCCGCCCGGACGCGCCGTGGTGCCCGAGCAATATCGAATTTATCCGGCGGATCAACGGGCTTTCAAGCACGGACGAGGTGAAGGAAATCGTGTTTGGCGCGAGCTATCTCGTGCTCGGGCTCGGCGACGTTTATCTCGGCGCGCCGGTTGCGACGCCGATCGATCCGCGCCACCGGCTCGTCACGACCAAATATAATCCCGCCCGCACCTGGACGCCGGAAAACGCCGTCGGCATCGGCGGCGCCTACATGTGCGTCTACGGCATGGAAGGGCCGGGGGGCTATCAATTCGTCGGGCGCACGATCCAGATGTGGAACAAGCTTCGCGCTACCGAAAGCTTCAAACCGGGCAAACCGTGGCTGCTCCGCTTTTTTGACCAGATTCGTTTTTATCCCGTCGAGGCGGAGGAGCTGACGCAGCTGCGCGACGATTTCGTGCGCGGCCGGTTCGAAGCGGAAATCGAAGAGACGACGTTCGATCTCGGCGACTATTTGCGCTTTTTGGACTCGATCGAAGAGAACGCCCGGGAATTCCGGGATAAGCAGCGCCATGCTTTCCGCGAAGAACGGGAGCGCTGGAAGGCGCTCGGCCTCGCCGAATACGTATCCGAGCAGGAACCGCCGAAGCCCCAGCAGGAGGAGACGCTGCCGGAAGGCGCGGTCGCCATGCGCTGCTCCATGCCGGGCAGCGTGTGGAAGGTGCTGGCCAAGCCGGGGCAGCAGGTGAAGAAAGGCGATCCGATCATGATTCAGGAGAGCATGAAGATGGAGTTTATGCAGCAGGCCCCGTGCGACGGCGAAGTGATCGCCGTATTCGTAAACCCCGGCGACGGCGTTCAGCCGGGCCAGCCGGTGGCGTACATCCGAAAGCTTGAAGTATTGGAGGAGACGGAGCATGGAGAAGCTGACGATTCCCTGCAAGCTGTCCATTGA
- a CDS encoding urea amidolyase associated protein UAAP1, with product MNRIWDKTIEAGGKWSGTVGRGKLLTFTALRAGANVSLLLYNAADFTERYNMPDTLKAQHTAHLTKGNVLMSDNGRVLAAITEDSLGWHDPLGGYTTREETDAKYGESTYQRERNGWLRSGRENLTVELTRSGLGVRDLVPVVNLFSKIVVDEAGGMHFMSGHCPEGASVTLRIEMDALVVLSNTPHPLDPSTAYPSGPVRIEAFNAPPIGEDDLCVHYRPENRRAYENTWDYYALMR from the coding sequence ATGAACCGCATTTGGGACAAAACGATCGAGGCCGGAGGCAAATGGTCTGGAACGGTCGGAAGGGGCAAGCTGCTTACGTTTACGGCGCTGCGGGCGGGCGCGAACGTCTCGCTCCTGCTTTATAACGCCGCCGATTTTACGGAGCGCTACAACATGCCGGATACGCTGAAGGCGCAGCATACGGCGCATTTGACGAAGGGCAATGTGCTGATGAGCGATAACGGGCGCGTGCTCGCCGCCATTACGGAAGACAGTCTGGGCTGGCATGATCCGCTCGGCGGCTACACGACGCGCGAGGAGACGGATGCCAAATACGGAGAGTCGACGTATCAGCGGGAGCGAAACGGCTGGCTGCGCAGCGGCCGGGAGAATTTGACCGTCGAGCTGACGCGAAGCGGCCTCGGCGTCCGCGATCTTGTGCCCGTGGTGAATCTGTTCTCCAAGATCGTCGTCGACGAAGCGGGCGGCATGCATTTTATGAGCGGTCATTGTCCGGAAGGGGCGAGCGTCACGCTGCGCATCGAGATGGATGCGCTCGTCGTGCTGTCCAACACGCCGCACCCGCTCGATCCGTCGACCGCATACCCGTCCGGACCGGTCCGGATCGAGGCGTTCAACGCGCCGCCGATCGGAGAAGACGACCTTTGCGTACATTACCGGCCGGAGAACCGGCGCGCTTACGAGAATACGTGGGACTATTACGCTCTGATGCGCTGA
- a CDS encoding urea amidolyase associated protein UAAP2: MAVFNRVESERNVAEAIYDKTIMAGDGWMHELLPGQVLRIVDLEGNQAADTLFYDADNPDDRYSAAKTIAGQRNIYLTAGSVLLAESGAELLRIVADTCGRHDTIGGACSAQSNTVRYAHEKLHMHNCRDTFMLQLAGYEGGRFMKRDLAPNINFFMNVPVTPEGGLEFADGVSAPGCYVELQSIRRTLALISNCPQLNNPCNAYNPTPVRVLIWDC, translated from the coding sequence ATGGCGGTTTTTAATCGCGTGGAAAGCGAGCGGAATGTCGCGGAGGCGATTTACGACAAAACGATTATGGCGGGGGACGGCTGGATGCATGAGCTGCTTCCGGGCCAGGTGCTGCGGATTGTGGACCTGGAAGGGAATCAGGCGGCGGATACGCTGTTTTACGATGCCGACAATCCGGACGACCGGTACAGCGCAGCGAAGACAATCGCAGGACAGCGCAATATTTATTTGACGGCGGGCTCGGTGCTGCTGGCGGAATCCGGCGCGGAGCTGCTGCGCATCGTAGCCGATACGTGCGGCCGGCACGACACGATCGGCGGAGCCTGCTCGGCGCAGAGCAATACGGTCCGGTACGCGCACGAGAAGCTGCATATGCACAACTGCCGCGATACGTTCATGCTACAGCTGGCCGGCTATGAAGGCGGGCGCTTCATGAAGCGCGATCTGGCGCCGAACATAAACTTTTTTATGAATGTGCCGGTCACGCCCGAAGGCGGACTGGAATTCGCGGACGGCGTGTCCGCCCCCGGCTGTTATGTGGAGCTGCAGTCGATCCGGCGCACGCTCGCGCTTATCAGCAACTGCCCGCAGCTAAACAATCCGTGCAACGCGTACAATCCGACGCCCGTGCGTGTGCTCATCTGGGATTGTTAG
- a CDS encoding APC family permease — translation MKTEVKLNQSLTLFKVVYLGLAWMTPMIYFSIYGIAYDSSGGMLTPAYMLAFAAIFFTAYSYGIMSKTFPTSGSAYTYVRRSIHPYLGFLVGWALLLDYLFSPLIACLTFGIYLHAQFPAVPSYVFIILLNVAASAVNIIGINFSANLSRLFVLIQLVFIAVFCAVLIGRLSGSFDPMLPFTHGDVSLATIMTGASVICFSFLGFDSITTMCEETINARKTIPRAIMIIICSAIVMYVVPSYLTQLVFPHLTFVNPDSAGFEVVKLVGGTLLSSIFITVLFFAIFTQGLSSVTSVSRLLYVFGRDSILPNRIFAYLHPKYRTPVINIVLVAGVSMFALVISLDTAVKFVNFGALTGFVFVNLSVIAKRYIKDRERSFKQTLMYLVFPLTGACFIGWLLSLLNASALWMGGAWLLLGAIYQFVRSRTARSAKPVVQEYGELTSPNV, via the coding sequence ATGAAAACGGAAGTAAAGCTGAACCAGTCGTTAACCTTGTTCAAGGTTGTTTATCTCGGACTTGCCTGGATGACGCCCATGATTTACTTTTCAATCTACGGCATCGCTTACGATTCCTCGGGAGGAATGCTGACACCGGCGTATATGCTTGCATTTGCGGCGATCTTTTTTACGGCGTACAGCTACGGCATCATGTCCAAAACGTTTCCGACCTCCGGCTCCGCCTACACGTACGTCCGGAGGAGCATCCACCCCTACCTCGGCTTCCTGGTCGGCTGGGCGCTCCTGCTCGATTATTTGTTTTCCCCGCTCATCGCCTGCTTGACCTTCGGCATTTATTTACACGCGCAGTTTCCGGCCGTTCCGTCGTATGTGTTTATCATTTTGCTGAACGTGGCGGCATCCGCCGTCAACATTATCGGCATCAACTTCTCCGCCAACTTAAGCCGGCTGTTCGTCCTGATCCAGCTTGTGTTTATCGCGGTTTTCTGCGCTGTCCTGATCGGCAGGCTTTCCGGCAGCTTTGATCCAATGCTGCCGTTCACGCACGGAGATGTTTCGCTGGCCACCATTATGACCGGCGCTTCCGTCATTTGCTTCTCGTTCCTCGGCTTCGATTCCATCACCACGATGTGCGAAGAGACGATCAACGCCCGCAAAACGATCCCGCGCGCGATCATGATCATCATTTGCAGCGCCATCGTCATGTACGTCGTTCCGTCTTATTTGACGCAGCTCGTCTTTCCGCATCTGACATTCGTCAATCCGGATTCGGCCGGGTTCGAGGTCGTGAAGCTGGTCGGGGGCACCTTGCTTTCGTCGATTTTCATTACGGTGCTCTTTTTTGCCATCTTTACGCAGGGGCTTTCATCGGTCACGAGCGTATCTCGCCTGCTGTATGTCTTTGGCCGCGATTCCATCCTGCCCAACCGGATTTTCGCGTATCTGCATCCCAAATACCGGACGCCCGTCATCAACATCGTACTGGTCGCCGGGGTGTCTATGTTCGCCCTCGTCATCAGTCTCGATACGGCCGTCAAATTCGTCAATTTCGGCGCGCTGACCGGCTTCGTCTTCGTAAATCTGTCCGTCATCGCCAAACGGTACATCAAAGACCGGGAACGGTCGTTCAAGCAGACGCTGATGTATCTCGTCTTCCCGCTGACTGGCGCCTGCTTTATCGGCTGGCTGTTGTCCCTTCTGAACGCTTCCGCGCTCTGGATGGGCGGGGCGTGGCTGCTGCTCGGCGCGATTTACCAATTCGTCCGGTCCCGCACCGCCCGGTCCGCCAAGCCGGTGGTCCAGGAATACGGCGAGCTTACGTCCCCCAACGTCTAA
- a CDS encoding citrate/2-methylcitrate synthase: MLNKKTGLEDVVAAETEICHVDGIHGDLIYRGYRAKELALRCSFEEAAFLLWRGHMPGDAELRAFSERLALFRVLPPALRKLLDAMPAEAPAISVMMAACAAMAEAGLDRPPSEEQALRITALLPVILAYRYRSVRGIAWNDRPEAAGHVDHLLRLLLGRAPSEAHVRAMTAYMVLTMEHGLNASTFAARVVASTESDLYSAVGAAIGAMKGPLHGGAPAGVLALLDDIGTKERAEPFLSELLERGRKLPGFGHRVYKTTDPRAEALREVAGSLACGDPWLDLAVHVERTGVRLLRQFKPGRELYANVEFYAAAVMRAAGLPPELFTPVFSAARAVGWTAHVLEQAANNRIYRPQSVYVGPMPAE, translated from the coding sequence ATGCTGAACAAGAAAACCGGGTTAGAGGACGTTGTCGCCGCCGAAACGGAAATTTGCCACGTCGACGGCATTCACGGCGATCTGATTTACAGAGGATATCGCGCAAAAGAGCTGGCGCTGCGCTGCTCGTTCGAGGAAGCGGCCTTCCTGCTGTGGCGCGGCCATATGCCCGGAGATGCGGAGCTCCGGGCATTCTCGGAGCGGTTGGCCCTTTTCCGCGTTCTCCCTCCCGCGCTTCGAAAACTGCTCGACGCCATGCCAGCCGAAGCGCCGGCGATCAGCGTGATGATGGCAGCCTGCGCGGCCATGGCGGAAGCCGGCTTGGATCGGCCGCCCTCGGAGGAGCAGGCGCTCCGCATAACGGCGCTGCTGCCGGTTATTCTGGCGTACCGGTACCGGTCGGTCCGCGGAATCGCCTGGAACGACCGGCCGGAGGCGGCCGGCCACGTCGATCACCTGCTGCGGCTGCTGCTCGGCCGCGCTCCCTCCGAAGCCCACGTCCGTGCCATGACCGCTTATATGGTGCTGACGATGGAGCACGGGCTGAACGCTTCGACGTTTGCCGCGAGGGTCGTCGCTTCCACCGAATCCGACCTTTATTCGGCCGTCGGCGCGGCGATCGGCGCCATGAAAGGCCCGCTCCACGGCGGAGCGCCGGCCGGCGTTCTCGCGCTTCTGGACGATATCGGCACGAAGGAGCGCGCCGAGCCGTTCCTGAGCGAGCTGCTGGAGCGCGGGCGGAAACTGCCGGGCTTCGGTCATCGCGTTTACAAAACGACCGACCCCCGCGCCGAAGCGCTTCGGGAGGTTGCCGGATCGCTCGCCTGCGGCGACCCGTGGCTTGACCTCGCCGTTCACGTCGAGCGGACCGGCGTCCGGCTGCTGCGGCAGTTCAAGCCCGGCCGGGAACTGTATGCCAACGTCGAGTTTTATGCCGCGGCCGTCATGCGTGCCGCGGGTCTGCCGCCGGAGCTGTTTACGCCGGTGTTCTCCGCCGCGCGCGCCGTCGGCTGGACCGCGCATGTGCTGGAGCAGGCGGCGAATAACCGTATATACCGGCCGCAATCCGTTTATGTCGGGCCGATGCCCGCAGAATAG